A window of the Gossypium hirsutum isolate 1008001.06 chromosome A05, Gossypium_hirsutum_v2.1, whole genome shotgun sequence genome harbors these coding sequences:
- the LOC107903165 gene encoding heavy metal-associated isoprenylated plant protein 28 isoform X1: protein MAILEMRVHMDCEGCAVKIKKALGKLKGVDSVDVDMRMQKVTVMGWAASDQKKMLKRVRKSGKRAELWPYPYKPDNQFYYEYYERQPTITYHATGHSSSYYYYKHGNDGHDHGYYQPPPYSTLVDEQASSIFSDENPHACSIM, encoded by the exons ATGGCG ATATTAGAGATGAGAGTACATATGGACTGTGAAGGCTGCGCGGTCAAGATAAAGAAGGCTCTTGGAAAACTCAAGG GAGTGGACAGTGTAGATGTGGATATGAGGATGCAAAAGGTAACGGTCATGGGGTGGGCAGCGTCAGACCAGAAGAAGATGTTGAAAAGAGTGAGAAAAAGCGGAAAAAGAGCAGAGCTGTGGCCGTATCCATACAAACCTGACAACCAATTTTACTACGAATACTATGAAAGACAACCCACGATTACTTACCATGCAACCGGCCATTCATCGTCCTACTACTACTACAAGCATGGGAATGATGGCCATGATCATGGTTACTATCAGCCACCACCTTATTCAACTCTTGTTGATGAACAAGCCAGCTCTATCTTCAGCGATGAAAATCCACACGCTTGCTCCataatgtga
- the LOC107903165 gene encoding heavy metal-associated isoprenylated plant protein 28 isoform X2, with protein MRVHMDCEGCAVKIKKALGKLKGVDSVDVDMRMQKVTVMGWAASDQKKMLKRVRKSGKRAELWPYPYKPDNQFYYEYYERQPTITYHATGHSSSYYYYKHGNDGHDHGYYQPPPYSTLVDEQASSIFSDENPHACSIM; from the exons ATGAGAGTACATATGGACTGTGAAGGCTGCGCGGTCAAGATAAAGAAGGCTCTTGGAAAACTCAAGG GAGTGGACAGTGTAGATGTGGATATGAGGATGCAAAAGGTAACGGTCATGGGGTGGGCAGCGTCAGACCAGAAGAAGATGTTGAAAAGAGTGAGAAAAAGCGGAAAAAGAGCAGAGCTGTGGCCGTATCCATACAAACCTGACAACCAATTTTACTACGAATACTATGAAAGACAACCCACGATTACTTACCATGCAACCGGCCATTCATCGTCCTACTACTACTACAAGCATGGGAATGATGGCCATGATCATGGTTACTATCAGCCACCACCTTATTCAACTCTTGTTGATGAACAAGCCAGCTCTATCTTCAGCGATGAAAATCCACACGCTTGCTCCataatgtga
- the LOC107903164 gene encoding uncharacterized protein has translation MFKVTHNCKQLQQSEKKLRNLNSMAEKEGGIVKKGHDEGMKMAIGLLEEFGLPLGLLPLADVIEVGFVRNTGYMWIVQKKKVEHKFQMISKLVSYDTEITGFVDKKQIKKLKGVKARELMLWPPVNEIVVDDPPTGKIHFKSLAGVTKTFPVDAFAAGQ, from the coding sequence ATGTTTAAGGTCACACACAACTGCAAGCAATTGCAACAAAGTGAAAAAAAGTTGAGAAATCTAAATTCAATGGCAGAGAAGGAAGGGGGGATTGTGAAGAAAGGGCATGATGAGGGAATGAAAATGGCTATTGGTCTTCTGGAAGAGTTTGGGCTCCCATTGGGACTTCTCCCTCTTGCAGATGTGATTGAAGTTGGTTTCGTAAGGAATACAGGTTACATGTGGATTGTGCAGAAAAAGAAGGTTGAACACAAATTTCAGATGATCAGCAAACTGGTGAGTTATGACACTGAAATTACTGGTTTTGTTGACAAGAAGCAGATCAAGAAGCTGAAGGGAGTTAAGGCTAGAGAACTCATGTTATGGCCTCCAGTGAATGAGATTGTAGTGGACGATCCACCCACTGGCAAAATTCACTTCAAGAGCCTCGCTGGTGTAACCAAGACCTTTCCAGTTGACGCATTCGCTGCCGGGCAGTAA